In Apostichopus japonicus isolate 1M-3 chromosome 3, ASM3797524v1, whole genome shotgun sequence, a single genomic region encodes these proteins:
- the LOC139963610 gene encoding iroquois-class homeodomain protein irx-1-A-like, whose translation MASPSGISPVTTPAISQGTALRMPYPPTAQMLLSTAAIRDSATLEACGGLYRPGAMTAHPYATPYAALQANDRVPVYAHFTPELAAYYSRLSSLYGPKGCAEGWNAAIASSHPAINPCYPCDAATAYQYYGDQYGAFDVNGARRKNATRETTSTLKAWLYEHRKNPYPTKGEKIMLAIITKMTLTQVSTWFANARRRLKKENKMTWSPRNRSEDGDEDGEKANDDEDHITKEDVDALDNILEDQSEGKDADDGVKDDDSDVVDVEIEAERRNADEEEIRERIRLEERRHEIPEKHDLKESSDRPTERIVRHDRVQCTSVESSFRPSSPRSLPRVKLSEECNSERTRSPPSNSPDENPRKPKIWSLAETATSKDSSPSSNENSRVGNFIGHCPTRFHPYFSISHRPNGRYSPPSAQHSMVAARHVEDQLRARVQSWQRLPAEVSPLSYRWNGLAVGIPTTHVPSQDSRTAPTSVVHSSTSPLVSSAPVRGTYAILGKEVHVR comes from the exons ATGCTACTCTCAACGGCGGCGATTCGAGATTCGGCGACCCTTGAAGCTTGTGGGGGACTGTATCGGCCAGGAGCTATGACTGCTCATCCTTACGCCACACCTTATGCAGCCTTGCAGGCGAACGATAGAGTACCGGTATATGCTCATTTCACTCCCGAGCTTGCGGCTTATTACTCAAGACTG AGTTCCTTGTATGGTCCCAAGGGATGTGCTGAGGGTTGGAACGCTGCGATAGCGTCTTCACACCCTGCTATCAATCCGTGTTACCCTTGTGACGCAGCTACCGCTTACCAGTACTACGGCGACCA ATATGGTGCTTTTGATGTCAACGGagcaagaagaaaaaatgcAACTAGAGAGACAACCAGCACACTGAAAGCTTGGCTGTATGAACATCGAAAAAACCCATACCCAACAAAAGGAGAGAAGATTATGCTCGCCATCATCACCAAAATGACACTAACACAG GTCTCAACTTGGTTTGCCAATGCGAGGCGTCGTCTGAAGAAAGAGAACAAGATGACTTGGTCTCCTAGAAATCGGTCGGAGGATGGGGATGAGGATGGGGAGAAGGCGAACGATGATGAGGACCACATAACTAAAGAAGATGTAGATGCCCTTGATAATATTTTGGAGGATCAGTCAGAGGGCAAAGACGCCGACGACGGGGTCAAAGACGACGACAGTGATGTTGTTGATGTAGAGATCGAAGCTGAGAGGAGAAACGCAGATGAGGAAGAAATCAGAGAAAGAATAAGACTGGAAGAGAGGAGGCACGAAATTCCAGAGAAACATG ATTTGAAAGAATCTTCAGACAGACCCACAGAAAGGATAGTCCGCCACGACCGAGTTCAATGCACTTCGGTAGAATCAAGCTTCAGGCCATCGTCTCCTCGTTCGCTACCAAGAGTAAAACTTTCTGAGGAATGCAATTCTGAACGAACGCGATCTCCACCATCCAACTCACCCGACGAAAATCCACGGAAACCTAAAATATGGTCTTTAGCTGAGACAGCCACTTCAAAAGACAGTAGTCCCTCCTCAAACGAGAACAGTCGCGTTGGCAATTTTATTGGCCATTGTCCCACTCGGTTTCATCCATATTTTTCCATTTCGCACAGACCAAACGGCAGGTACAGCCCTCCGTCTGCACAACATAGTATGGTCGCTGCTAGACACGTTGAAGATCAACTGAGAGCTCGTGTGCAAAGCTGGCAAAGATTGCCTGCCGAAGTCAGCCCGTTATCTTACCGATGGAATGGACTAGCTGTGGGTATTCCCACTACACATGTACCATCTCAGGACTCGAGAACTGCGCCAACCTCTGTCGTACATAGCAGTACATCCCCACTTGTTTCTTCTGCCCCAGTTAGGGGTACTTATGCGATATTGGGAAAGGAAGTGCATGTGAGGTAA